Proteins found in one Pectobacterium atrosepticum genomic segment:
- a CDS encoding esterase-like activity of phytase family protein, which produces MKHTLLALLVAGFLPFSAQAEREKVTRYVVTFPAGDHVPYQGKFAKNFPNGLPVGIGSGLYFTGKQGDDLMFTTVTDRGPNADAPLVGEKDAKIFASPDYAPLMMDIRVSAKAAEAINPRSLHDAEGNITGLPLPADFIGATNEVALNDALQPLRTSQRGLDTEGITPDGKGGFWLCDEYGPFLIHADASGKILQKFGPTPAGNEHSVASGLPNIIKWRQPNRGFEGLTRLPDGTIVMAVQSTLDIDGKSKNKAQFTRLVMFNPETQTSRMLGYPINIDSYKKAKDAKIGDIVALDNQRILLVEQGTDKDKQMQNRIYLVDLSKASDLTPFDADGKSPEFDDLAQLEKRGITLAHKQELVDLRKLGWQQEKVEGLALVDKQTLAIINDNDFGLQSVLHSPMKAKDKADDYQVAADGKLTRDGKSVDTTLEIKPLQKPEADNELWLIKLAQPLK; this is translated from the coding sequence ATGAAACACACGTTGTTAGCACTGCTGGTTGCCGGATTTCTGCCGTTCAGCGCCCAGGCCGAAAGAGAAAAAGTGACGCGCTATGTCGTCACCTTCCCGGCTGGGGATCATGTTCCGTATCAGGGCAAATTTGCCAAAAACTTTCCCAACGGTCTGCCTGTCGGCATTGGCTCTGGCCTCTATTTCACCGGCAAACAGGGTGATGACCTGATGTTCACCACCGTCACCGATCGTGGCCCAAATGCCGATGCACCGCTGGTCGGCGAGAAAGACGCCAAGATCTTCGCCAGCCCCGACTACGCGCCGCTGATGATGGACATTCGGGTCAGCGCGAAAGCGGCCGAAGCCATAAACCCTCGCTCGCTGCACGATGCAGAGGGCAACATCACTGGCTTACCGCTGCCAGCAGACTTTATTGGCGCCACCAATGAAGTGGCGCTGAATGACGCCCTGCAACCGCTCCGCACCAGCCAGCGTGGACTCGACACCGAAGGGATTACGCCGGATGGCAAAGGCGGCTTCTGGCTGTGTGACGAATACGGCCCGTTCCTGATCCACGCTGATGCCAGCGGCAAGATCCTGCAAAAATTCGGGCCAACGCCTGCGGGCAATGAGCACTCGGTTGCCAGCGGCTTACCGAATATCATCAAGTGGCGTCAGCCGAATCGGGGCTTTGAAGGGCTGACTCGCCTGCCGGACGGCACCATCGTCATGGCCGTGCAAAGTACGCTGGATATCGACGGCAAAAGTAAAAACAAAGCGCAGTTTACGCGTCTGGTGATGTTTAATCCGGAAACCCAAACCAGCCGCATGCTGGGTTATCCCATCAACATCGACAGCTATAAGAAAGCGAAGGATGCCAAGATCGGCGATATCGTCGCACTGGACAATCAGCGCATTCTGCTGGTCGAGCAAGGTACGGATAAAGACAAACAGATGCAGAACCGCATCTATCTGGTCGATCTAAGCAAAGCAAGCGACCTGACGCCATTTGATGCCGACGGTAAATCGCCGGAATTTGACGATCTCGCTCAGTTGGAGAAACGCGGTATTACGCTGGCGCACAAGCAGGAGTTGGTTGACCTACGTAAGCTCGGCTGGCAGCAGGAGAAAGTGGAAGGTCTGGCGCTGGTAGATAAACAAACGCTGGCCATCATCAACGACAACGACTTTGGTCTGCAATCCGTGCTGCACTCTCCCATGAAAGCAAAAGACAAAGCGGACGACTATCAGGTCGCTGCCGATGGAAAACTCACGCGAGACGGAAAGTCGGTCGATACGACGTTGGAAATCAAACCGTTGCAGAAACCAGAAGCCGATAACGAGCTGTGGTTAATTAAATTGGCGCAGCCGCTGAAATAG
- a CDS encoding TonB-dependent receptor — protein MKPFKLSGVCLSVVGALLAGSALAEEATNVGTINVQGQPLGAGLMVQEDSAKSRSTVTKDALDKMPAAGNAIDKLKYTAGLNVSSNDASGLSGVSYTMRGMSADQVGLSSDGIPVNDSGDYAVYPNGMGDPENLEQIFVTQGSSEMDGPHIGASGGNIGLVSHRPAKEFGGFVKQTFGSNNLSKTFARLETGKHNGFSSWLSYSYTDSDKWRGAGYSRADKVEWNGLYEHENGHSSNLIVKYNQQDTINYSTLSKRQFEQNGRKMDYAMTPVYNSRGQISQSYKLNRNNFETLNVTFTQKLQLRDNLALTLQPYYFSTNGGSFGSGSASVLSATSDRAGNYDLRNLTSNTYYRPSWTETWRPGITTKLKWDLNDEHSLDIGYWFERARQRQTQPFIPIQSDGNPVNVSGKPGDANQITDANGKVVQGRNQFTVTPAHKIWVQDTWFFSPEWTFTGGLAYQHVERDGTNLGSLYNVAEKKNKKYHEFLPSFNAAYRINTENQVFYNITRNMRTPPNYVLYNVGDSINTKPELSWNQELGWRFQDEDMLLSASLFFIRFTDRQISSRNADGDYEMINAGKVENKGLELEWSGKLPHNFNYFAAYTYTDTEQKNNLATSGSQLPTTGKQAANAPKNMLNLGLGYDDGLYYAGVNSRYVGSFYGDMTNDEKIGGRTVFDLSAGVYLPVDKKIVKSATLRVGVSNLFDKEYLDSARSVSFNSRSYNGVSAGTPFYNVGEERTFSASLEATF, from the coding sequence ATGAAACCGTTCAAACTTTCTGGGGTATGTTTGTCCGTCGTCGGCGCATTATTGGCAGGCTCCGCGCTGGCGGAGGAGGCGACAAATGTCGGCACCATCAACGTACAGGGGCAACCACTCGGCGCAGGGCTAATGGTTCAAGAAGACAGCGCCAAATCACGTTCGACCGTGACGAAAGACGCGCTGGACAAGATGCCCGCCGCAGGCAACGCCATTGATAAACTGAAATACACCGCTGGCCTGAACGTCAGCAGCAATGACGCCAGCGGCTTGAGCGGCGTCAGCTATACCATGCGCGGCATGAGTGCGGATCAGGTCGGCCTGTCATCGGACGGCATTCCCGTCAATGACTCCGGCGACTACGCCGTGTACCCGAACGGGATGGGCGATCCAGAAAACCTGGAGCAGATTTTCGTTACCCAAGGTTCGTCAGAAATGGATGGCCCGCACATCGGTGCCAGCGGCGGTAACATCGGGCTGGTTTCCCACCGTCCGGCGAAAGAGTTTGGCGGCTTCGTTAAGCAAACGTTCGGCAGTAACAACCTCAGCAAGACCTTTGCGCGTCTGGAAACCGGTAAACACAACGGCTTCAGCAGTTGGCTTTCTTACTCGTATACCGATTCCGACAAATGGCGTGGCGCAGGGTATTCCCGCGCTGATAAAGTCGAGTGGAATGGCCTGTACGAACATGAAAATGGCCACAGCAGCAACCTGATTGTGAAATACAATCAGCAAGATACCATCAACTATTCAACGCTGAGCAAACGGCAGTTCGAGCAAAACGGGCGCAAGATGGATTACGCCATGACGCCGGTTTACAACAGCCGTGGACAGATTTCTCAATCCTACAAACTCAACCGCAATAACTTTGAAACGCTGAATGTCACATTCACCCAGAAATTGCAGCTACGCGATAATCTGGCGTTGACCTTACAGCCTTACTATTTCTCGACGAACGGCGGCAGCTTTGGCAGCGGAAGCGCCAGCGTGTTATCTGCAACGTCGGACCGCGCGGGTAACTACGATCTCCGTAATCTGACCTCGAACACCTACTACCGCCCTTCATGGACGGAAACCTGGCGGCCGGGTATCACCACCAAGCTGAAATGGGATCTTAACGATGAACATAGCCTGGATATCGGTTACTGGTTCGAGCGTGCCCGCCAGCGCCAAACGCAGCCATTCATTCCAATCCAGAGCGACGGCAACCCGGTGAACGTCTCCGGCAAACCCGGCGATGCCAATCAGATCACCGACGCTAACGGAAAAGTGGTTCAGGGTCGTAACCAGTTTACCGTCACGCCAGCGCATAAAATCTGGGTACAGGACACTTGGTTCTTCTCACCAGAATGGACGTTCACCGGCGGTTTGGCCTATCAGCACGTAGAACGTGACGGAACTAACCTCGGCAGCCTGTATAACGTCGCAGAGAAAAAGAACAAGAAGTACCACGAATTCCTGCCCAGCTTTAACGCGGCTTACCGCATCAATACCGAAAATCAGGTGTTCTATAACATCACGCGCAACATGCGCACCCCGCCCAACTACGTCTTATACAACGTTGGCGATTCTATCAACACCAAACCTGAGCTGAGTTGGAATCAGGAACTCGGCTGGCGCTTCCAGGATGAGGACATGCTGCTGAGCGCCTCGCTGTTCTTTATCCGCTTTACCGACCGCCAGATCTCCAGCCGTAACGCCGACGGTGATTACGAAATGATCAACGCTGGAAAAGTGGAAAACAAAGGGCTGGAGCTGGAGTGGAGCGGCAAGCTGCCTCACAACTTCAACTACTTCGCCGCTTATACCTATACCGATACCGAGCAGAAAAATAATCTCGCCACCAGCGGCAGCCAACTCCCCACCACGGGCAAGCAGGCAGCCAATGCACCGAAAAATATGCTCAACCTCGGGCTGGGCTATGACGACGGCCTTTACTACGCCGGCGTGAATAGCCGCTATGTCGGTTCGTTCTACGGCGATATGACCAATGACGAGAAGATCGGCGGACGTACCGTTTTCGATCTCAGCGCCGGCGTCTATCTGCCAGTGGATAAGAAGATCGTGAAAAGCGCCACCTTACGCGTTGGCGTCAGCAATCTGTTCGACAAAGAGTATCTCGACTCAGCACGCTCAGTGAGCTTCAACTCGAGATCGTATAACGGCGTATCGGCAGGCACACCGTTTTACAACGTCGGGGAAGAACGCACCTTCAGCGCCTCACTGGAAGCCACGTTCTAA
- a CDS encoding MotA/TolQ/ExbB proton channel family protein, whose protein sequence is MNADMLHEIIFYVMYASLVIALMIIIERSLYFSYTRRQAKRLDRALTADIRHVHDLPDALTQRPSLPITVVTPVLAQSHQAENRDALNDLIDAQYLQSKPQLSRGLWILETVVTAAPLLGLLGTIMGIIDTFKALSAAGISDPSQVSAGMGTALYATGLGIAIALVCLLGNNFLQSRMEHINEMLKVLLIRAGMPHTRQQKAGPAVAHNSMTEKAMAEKRYA, encoded by the coding sequence ATGAACGCCGATATGCTGCACGAGATTATTTTCTACGTCATGTACGCCTCACTGGTGATCGCCCTGATGATCATCATCGAGCGCAGTCTCTATTTTTCCTATACACGCCGGCAGGCCAAACGTCTGGACCGCGCGCTAACGGCGGATATTCGCCACGTTCACGATCTCCCAGACGCACTGACCCAGCGCCCAAGCCTGCCTATCACAGTAGTCACGCCCGTTCTGGCGCAGTCACATCAGGCAGAAAACCGCGATGCGCTTAACGACCTGATCGACGCACAATATCTGCAAAGTAAGCCACAGCTGTCTCGCGGGCTATGGATTCTCGAAACCGTCGTTACCGCAGCACCGTTACTAGGGCTGCTCGGCACCATCATGGGGATCATCGACACCTTCAAAGCCCTGTCCGCCGCCGGAATTTCCGACCCGAGTCAGGTTTCTGCCGGAATGGGAACCGCGCTGTACGCCACCGGACTGGGGATCGCCATCGCACTGGTTTGCCTGCTGGGGAACAATTTTCTGCAAAGCCGGATGGAACACATCAACGAAATGCTGAAAGTCCTGCTGATTCGTGCCGGAATGCCGCATACTCGCCAACAGAAAGCGGGCCCTGCGGTGGCACATAATTCCATGACAGAGAAAGCGATGGCGGAGAAACGCTATGCTTAA
- a CDS encoding phospholipase yields the protein MLNRGGFTYPGQRWKHCINTLLTGGVLLIVSASAYADSNALGYKIPGYELVYDAPMETTLTTPDLRPSDAVWISLFDNAQHTIELGQFYVANQAGTRLDSVLQHLRAAGERGVRIRLLLEEKGLKISTQDTLDQLKTIPNLELRVIPFERLSGGILHAKYLLVDGKQAYMGSQNLDWRALEHIHETGLLIDDPRVVNQISTIFEQDWQAQARLSNGETVPPLPASTDAVDRSGNYLVASPKAFNPAGVMDSEEELPRLLAEAQQQVRIQVMDYVPLSYGPDKTRPFYAVIDNAIRTAAARGVQVELMVSEWSTKMPNIAYLKSLALLPNIQIKTVSIPQVSSGFIPFARVIHSKIMTIDGTKTWIGTSNWSGGYLDNSRNLEMVIQNPAMAQRVDLLYTQLWNSAYAHPLRIDYDYPQPNPGGVKEKEQENTASSTTGGTVTAP from the coding sequence ATGCTTAATCGTGGTGGTTTCACGTATCCGGGGCAACGCTGGAAGCATTGCATCAACACGCTGCTGACAGGAGGCGTATTGCTTATTGTAAGTGCGTCAGCCTATGCCGACTCCAACGCTCTCGGCTATAAAATTCCCGGCTATGAGCTCGTCTATGACGCCCCGATGGAAACCACGCTGACCACCCCCGATTTACGCCCGAGCGATGCGGTGTGGATATCGCTGTTTGATAACGCCCAGCACACGATTGAACTGGGCCAATTCTATGTCGCTAATCAGGCAGGAACACGCCTCGATAGCGTTTTACAGCATCTGCGTGCCGCCGGAGAACGCGGCGTGCGAATCCGTCTGCTGCTCGAAGAAAAAGGGCTAAAAATTTCCACACAGGACACGCTGGATCAGCTCAAAACCATCCCGAATCTGGAACTGCGCGTGATTCCCTTTGAACGCCTGAGCGGCGGGATTCTGCATGCCAAATACCTGCTGGTTGATGGCAAACAGGCTTACATGGGTAGCCAGAATCTTGATTGGCGAGCGCTGGAGCACATTCACGAAACGGGGTTATTGATCGACGACCCACGCGTGGTGAATCAAATTAGCACCATTTTTGAACAAGACTGGCAGGCACAGGCGCGACTGAGCAACGGAGAAACCGTTCCACCGCTACCCGCATCGACGGATGCCGTTGACCGTTCAGGCAACTATCTGGTTGCCAGCCCCAAAGCGTTTAATCCCGCTGGCGTGATGGATTCAGAAGAAGAACTCCCTCGTCTGCTGGCGGAAGCCCAGCAGCAGGTTCGCATTCAGGTGATGGATTATGTCCCGCTCTCCTACGGCCCCGATAAAACGCGCCCGTTCTATGCGGTTATCGATAACGCGATTCGCACCGCCGCCGCACGCGGCGTACAGGTAGAGCTGATGGTGTCCGAATGGAGCACCAAAATGCCGAATATCGCCTACCTGAAAAGTCTGGCATTGCTACCCAACATCCAGATAAAAACGGTGTCGATACCGCAAGTCAGCAGCGGCTTCATCCCTTTTGCCCGCGTGATCCACAGTAAGATCATGACCATCGACGGCACGAAAACCTGGATCGGCACCAGCAACTGGAGCGGTGGCTATCTGGATAACTCGCGTAATCTAGAGATGGTGATTCAGAACCCAGCGATGGCGCAGCGGGTAGACCTGCTCTATACACAACTGTGGAACAGTGCGTACGCGCATCCTCTGCGTATTGATTATGATTACCCGCAGCCCAATCCGGGCGGCGTGAAAGAGAAAGAGCAAGAAAACACCGCTTCATCCACGACAGGCGGCACGGTCACCGCGCCGTAG